From the Manduca sexta isolate Smith_Timp_Sample1 unplaced genomic scaffold, JHU_Msex_v1.0 HiC_scaffold_2503, whole genome shotgun sequence genome, the window TTGCTAGACCCACCATAATATACCATTTTTCATGTTACATAAAAGTGAGTTTCGTTTGAGAATATAGGCTaacaattattcaaaacaacggaataattttaatacttttaggcattaattttaaatgccaTAATACCGCTAGTACTgagtagttttaaattaaaatctccaGGGAAGACGATACACCACTAACAATAAAAGAGAGATtccaatatttctttaaaacatcTTGGCGTGGTGTTGTGTGCGTGATAACTCCTCTTATATTTATACCATTATTGACGCCATTTCCACCAGAGGTAAGTCTACGACTTAGTTGACAATTTATTTCTATCCCAAGAGTTACTTGCCCTTTTATCTAACCCTAATAGCATATCATGGAATCACAAAAGTCTTTACATAGCGTAGTGATGAAACAAGTATAATATCACTTCTCAAATGTGATATCATGACTACTAATGAATAGTAATCATTATAGGGAACTTTAATAACGGAGCACTTTGTGGGACTGAAGCGCAGTCCTCATGACAAatgtgatattaagttttaacaTCGTTCATGATAACACAAGCATGTATGCACATGCTTTAATTTCTTTCAATTTGAAATACATCAATTCTGATTTGACAGTATTCGTCTTCTCTGCTATTATAACTCTTTTAGAAATACCAATGGTGTGCCTACACTCTGATGTTGATGGCGATATACTGGGTAACAGAATGTATTCCACTGGCCATCACTTCATTCCTGCCTGTAATGATATTTCCTCTAACTGGTGTTATGGATACGTCTGCTACTTGCCGATGCTATATGAATGTAAGAAGTAGTTATAATTCTAAATGatatacatttttcatattataaggTAAATAAGTACATGAGTTTTCCGGTAAGTGATTATTATTACTCAGAAATAAAGACATTCCTAAGTGCGTTGCTGAATTTATAAAAAGGCATGTGAACTATAAATAGGGGATATTTCGGGTAGTCAAGAGTATGGTGTCAGTGTGGTAATAAAGATTGTAAAAGAGTATGGGCTGGTCTGCATTAAAACGGTCATTTATTCCTAAATTACATACCATTCAGAATTCTCACTAGAATAAATTGTGTGACATTATTTTGCGATTGTTACTCAAGGATTTTAATGGTAAGTTTTATAATCAATGGTTTTAGTTTCAAATAGGACCACCACAATATTTCATTTAGGTACTTGAAATGGGTTATAATTTTTCCTATGTTCCGGTCACGCTTATATTCAGCTTCTTCTtatggctaatgatgatgaataaCTTTTAAGCAGTATTTActagaaaactataaaaactacataaactCGTTgtgtaaagtactttaaaaattTTTAGGATACTATCATTATGTTCGTCGGAAGCATGGTTCTTGCTTATGCCGTAGAACAGTCTGGTCTCCACAAAAGATTAGCCTTATCAACAATACGAGCTATCGGCTACTCTCATTACAGGTAACTTAGGGAGTCTAATATCACAAATCCTGGTTTCCGTATATGCAAAAGCTACTACAAATTTAATGACAAGGCCAGTCATTCGCCCGATGTCAACAACACAGAACTCTGAAATAAATATCCTACAAAACACAATAAGGCACTAGTTTTACTTTGGGTTTCTATTAATATAGCACACATCATTTTGTGCATGGCATAAAGATTTGATCCAGAAAAAAGGCTACTTATTGCCAAAAAATGAAAATCTTCCCGCGAGATATAGATTGGCTCAAGATAGTCATTTGGGCAATACCAATTAATGTTAACAAATTCAATCAAAAACCTACGGTATAATAAGGTTAACGTTGACTATTTCTAGAATATTGTTTGCGATGTCGTTTACAACCATGTTCGTATCCATGTGGATAACCAATACTGCAGCAACCACTATGATGGTGCCTATTAACTTTGCGTTGTTGAAGGTTTTTGAAgatgtaagtataatatgtatatcatTCTCTATAATCTCAGGAGTATACATTTCTAAAACTTCAGGTAAATATAACGAAATTGAAATCAGGGATTGATCTGTGGGTATACAGGTCATGTCATACATCAGGTCATGattttgtaataatgttattattgttatatttgccTTGATGTAGATGTATCATAGGACATGTACGTTTCTATTACTCTGAGACCTCAAGTCAGAGTTTTAAGTCCATCCGGAAGAATCTTCTGGCACAATCTAGGATTGGCATTTGTGACGTAACGTACTTCTACGATTTGTTTAAGATTATTCCTAGAATTTATCTGTCAAACTGGACGttcaaattcattattttcCAGCAAAATTTGCTTTCGATTTACGAAGAGGATGCGAGCGGAGACCGAATCGCCACGGACATCACAACATGTTATTTTTGCACGGCTACATTTTCAGCAACTATaggtttgtaaaaaaataattgaaaacacTGTGTCTAATTAGTTACTAATTACGCCTAGTACATCTGAGAGGTATCTTAACTTTATAGAGAAAACTGTAGCTGTTTTCTACGAAAACCTTTTGATCCCATAAACCTAATCTAATGTTTCTATAGCACAAAATCATCAAACAAGTGATTTACTAGACAACATCTAGTACATTAGCTCTTtacagtaaacaaaaaaaactttaaccaaataatttattataggcGGTATCGGAACTTTAGTTGGCACAGCAACAAATTTGGTGTTCAAAGGACTTTTCGCTAAGTACGTATTACGTATTTATGAAGAAGAATTTAGATagataacatgaaatatttcttaagatataaacaattttactaaATTCTATCTGGTAgctaatattcatataattttcagAATTTAAATAGAAAGATTGTTGCTTTACTTGGTCTATTTGTCATTTATTATATCCATGATACTTCAGGCcatagaaattaatttactgtaattatattatatttcattgtatttgaaatacattgagagctatttatattgaataccaatattttttctagaGCATATCCCGATGCCCCGGAGTACTTATCATTTccgaatttttcaatttttgcGATACCATACATGGTTATAATGGAGCTGGCCATGTATTTATTGATGCTAGTGAAGTATTTGGGATTCTTAAGGTTTgtctaaaattgtttataatgtagACGTGGGAACAAGCAGTATATgcaaaatccataacattagaAGAGAGCATATTTTCGAAAAGAAAAGGGAAATGAGGGATGAGTGTTCGTAAAGCCGTCcgtaaattacaatatatatttaagactGAAAGAACTTGTGAATAAGCAGTCAAAAAAGTGATTATGGTAGCGACTCTTGCACTGCACTTGAGtccacaaaaaaaacatttgtaaaaaaatctttaaataaataataaatatatttatttcaggcCAAAAAGTAAAGCAGCAATCAAGTCCAAGCTGTCCCCGGAAGGAATAGAAGCTGCCAAACGCGCTGTAGACGTCGAATGGGAGAAATTAGGGAGAATTACATTTTGGGAAATCGTACGTTATttaggaataataaattatttattattctcttGTTAATCTTATTGTTGTTCGCATAAGTAAATGAATGGCTTAAAGACGAATGGATATTATATGTGAAGAGTTCAACTAAAATATTGCGAattgattgtaaaaatatttttacgttctaGATGGTGATAATTCTATTCGGCGGCGCTATAGTGATGTTTTTCTCCCGTTCACCACAAATATTCCCAGGCTGGGGTGACAAAATAGCCGAGCACTTCGATATAAAGCAACCTAAATTGTATgagttcattaaaattttaacttagcTCTCATTCACTAGTTTGATACTCTCATTACAGTAAGGAAagcaaattgtaatttataaggtTCACTTTTTtgcagtatattattattggtcttattttatttaataacccttatttttccttattaaaatataatagaagatTGGACATACCTATTCATAATTGATCAGTCACCTTCTAATGGACAAATTGATGTTGTTTAATTGCGCTGGAGTATCAATTGCTTTGACGAAATGACTTGcctttttcataatattatgcgtcTAAATACGAAgtcacacgtattttaaaatgtcaatttcAACAAGGATACAGGCGATCGGAGCTAAAACTAAAATAGCAGCCTCTCTTGTACCAgtcaaatgaatataatatcattatcatcaaAGACAATCTGAAGTCCTCTGCTGTCCTCTACTGAACATTGGTTTCCCCTAATAGCATTCTagataaatctgtcaaaatgaATGTCTACTACAAGTTTATACGTAgttgataattataatcgat encodes:
- the LOC115452165 gene encoding protein I'm not dead yet, with the translated sequence MQDNISDIDVVREENNNPPNATEDDTPLTIKERFQYFFKTSWRGVVCVITPLIFIPLLTPFPPEKYQWCAYTLMLMAIYWVTECIPLAITSFLPVMIFPLTGVMDTSATCRCYMNDTIIMFVGSMVLAYAVEQSGLHKRLALSTIRAIGYSHYRILFAMSFTTMFVSMWITNTAATTMMVPINFALLKVFEDQNLLSIYEEDASGDRIATDITTCYFCTATFSATIGGIGTLVGTATNLVFKGLFAKAYPDAPEYLSFPNFSIFAIPYMVIMELAMYLLMLVKYLGFLRPKSKAAIKSKLSPEGIEAAKRAVDVEWEKLGRITFWEIMVIILFGGAIVMFFSRSPQIFPGWGDKIAEHFDIKQPKFVQDSAAAMLVGFLMFLLPSHLTIFKNCKAKTYGELTDKPIPSVLRWKEMNEIMPYSFMFLLGGGFALSEAAKKDYSDLNGKIGEMLKNMQSLPNLFIILLIIIFTVFITNFASNVAVCNVIAPIAMQLARETGANPLWYNIAAGFSASYCFCLPVGTPGNLVVQSAASIPTGKMIIAGAGPTAIAIIISWVALCFWAPVIWPDLHILPDWAGMN